In Zingiber officinale cultivar Zhangliang chromosome 6A, Zo_v1.1, whole genome shotgun sequence, a single genomic region encodes these proteins:
- the LOC121997233 gene encoding chitin elicitor-binding protein-like codes for MAARLLPFLLLLFLLHQPAFAANFTCRAPGGAARCQSLVGYTARNDTNLAKIMTLFQIRSFRSLLAANGLPLFTPPSRPVPAGSTLRIRLSCSCSAGRGASAHRPLYRIAPGDGLDSIARNVFNGLISYQEITAANNISDPNLIQIGQEIYIPLPCSCDKVEGEPVVHYAHVVTSGSTVSAIAAEFGAKEETLLNLNGISDPESLEVGQVLDVPLRACSSSIGSASVDSGLLVSNGTYILTANNCVLCSCSSSSWELDCHPTRGISSSVCPVATCGNLSLGNSSSSTACESTTCNYAGYTNSTNFDILTSLTTQSLCDSAGTPLPQPSDGFSLRVEARSSSSFLRLSVALAMVLLGWSS; via the exons ATGGCGGCCAGACTCCTCccgttcctcctcctccttttcctccttcacCAGCCGGCGTTCGCCGCCAATTTCACCTGCCGCGCACCCGGCGGCGCGGCTCGGTGCCAGTCCCTCGTCGGCTACACCGCCCGTAACGATACCAACCTCGCGAAGATCATGACCCTTTTCCAGATCCGTTCCTTCCGGTCCCTCCTCGCCGCcaacggcctccccctcttcacCCCGCCGTCCCGCCCCGTCCCCGCTGGCTCCACCCTCCGCATTCGCCTCTCCTGCTCCTGCTCCGCCGGCCGCGGCGCCTCCGCCCACCGTCCCCTCTACCGGATCGCCCCCGGCGACGGCCTCGATTCCATCGCCCGAAACGTCTTCAACGGACTCATCTCCTACCAGGAGATCACCGCCGCCAACAACATCTCCGACCCTAATCTGATCCAAATAGGGCAGGAGATCTACATCCCCTTGCCCTGCAGCTGCGACAAGGTGGAGGGCGAGCCGGTGGTGCACTACGCGCACGTGGTGACCTCCGGCAGTACGGTGTCGGCGATCGCGGCGGAGTTCGGGGCCAAGGAGGAAACATTGCTGAATCTGAACGGGATTAGCGATCCCGAATCCCTCGAGGTTGGCCAAGTTCTCGATGTTCCTCTCAGAG CGTGTTCTTCATCGATTGGCAGCGCCTCAGTGGACAGTGGCCTGCTCGTCTCCAATGGAACTTACATTCTCACCGCGAACAACTGTGTCCTCTGCAGCTGCAGCTCCTCTTCGTGGGA GCTGGACTGCCACCCTACCAGAGGGATCAGTTCATCAGTTTGCCCAGTAGCAACCTGCGGAAATCTCTCCCTCGGCAATTCATCATCCAGCACAGCCTGTGAGAGCACAACATGCAACTATGCTGGCTACACCAACAGTACCAACTTCGACATACTCACTAGTCTAACAACTCAATCATTGTGCGATA GTGCAGGAACACCACTGCCACAGCCCAGTGATGGGTTTTCTCTGCGAGTAGAAGCTCGATCGTCGTCGAGTTTCTTGCGACTCTCTGTGGCTCTTGCAATGGTTTTGTTGGGTTGGAGTTCATGA